Proteins from a genomic interval of Indicator indicator isolate 239-I01 chromosome 1, UM_Iind_1.1, whole genome shotgun sequence:
- the TAGLN3 gene encoding transgelin-3: protein MANRGPSYGLSREVQEKIEQKYDPELESRLVNWIIVQCGEQIEHPPPGRQHFQTWLMDGTLLCKLINSLHPKGNEPIAKISESKMAFKQMEQISQFLKAAEIYGVRTTDIFQTVDLWEGKDMAAVQRTLMALGSLAVTKDDGCYKGDPSWFHRKAQQNRRGFSEEQLRQGQNVIGLQMGSNKGASQSGMTGYGMPRQII, encoded by the exons ATGGCTAACAGAGGACCAAGCTATGGCTTAAGCCGAGAAGTTCAGGAAAAGATTGAACAGAAATACGACCCAGAATTAGAGTCTAGGCTGGTGAACTGGATtattgtgcagtgtggagaacaGATAGAGCACCCTCCTCCTGGAAGGCAACATTTTCAGACCTGGCTGATGGATGGAACG CTGTTATGCAAGTTAATAAACAGTTTACATCCAAAGGGAAATGAGCCCATTGCAAAGATCTCTGAATCAAAAATGGCTTTCAAGCAGATGGAACAAATTTCTCAGTTCTTAAAAGCTGCTGAAATCTACGGAGTAAGAACAACAGATATTTTCCAGACAGTGGATTTATGGGaag GGAAGGacatggcagcagtgcagagaaCCTTAATGGCTCTAGGCAGTTTGGCAGTCACCAAGGATGATGGCTGCTACAAAGGGGATCCATCCTGGTTTCACAG gaaagcacagcagaatCGACGAGGATTTTCAGAAGAGCAGCTTCGTCAGGGACAGAACGTAATAGGCCTGCAGATGGGCAGCAACAAGGGAGCATCACAGTCGGGTATGACAGGCTATGGGATGCCAAGGCAGATTATCTGA